Proteins found in one Brachypodium distachyon strain Bd21 chromosome 5, Brachypodium_distachyon_v3.0, whole genome shotgun sequence genomic segment:
- the LOC100836725 gene encoding bcl-2-binding component 3 isoform X1: MAAWNGALLAAAVFAVVFSAGVPRAALAASKFDGVVQPSWANDHVVYEGDLLKLRLDSSSGGGFASKNKFLYGKATADLKLVPGDSAGVVTAFYVIVVGGGQAQRVRLRVPGQQLRRAVPGADEPVHRRRGQSGAAHRPVVRPHRRLPHLLRPLEPHPGRLPRRRHPHPRLRQPHRHQRPPPPSPPKHHHRFQRRGAAVPGAAADVRVQLDLERGRLGHPGRAGEDGLVARAVRGHVPGRERRRVPLGGQRQRHGRRGDRAVQCWRRGVGERGGGGAGAHGAPEPPARVGARAPPRLRLLRRHGPVPRPGARVQPVTAGHRRRILQ, translated from the exons ATGGCGGCGTGGAACGGTGCATTGCTCGCAGCGGCTGTGTTTGCTGTTGTTTTCTCCGCCGGTGTGCCAAgggcggcgttggcggcgaGCAAGTTCGACGGCGTGGTGCAGCCGAGCTGGGCCAACGACCACGTGGTGTACGAGGGCGACCTCCTCAAGCTCCGCCTCGACAGCTCCTCCG GCGGAGGCTTCGCGTCGAAGAACAAGTTCTTGTACGGCAAGGCGACCGCGGATCTGAAGCTCGTGCCGGGAGACTCCGCGGGCGTCGTCACTGCTTTCTATGTGA TTGTCGTCGGCGGGGGACAAGCACAACGAGTTCGACTTCGAGTTCCTGGGCAACAGCTCCGGCGAGCCGTACCTGGTGCAGACGAACCTGTACATCGACGGCGTGGGCAATCGGGAGCAGCGCATCGACCTGTGGTTCGACCCCACCGCCGACTTCCACACCTACTCCGTCCTCTGGAACCCCACCcgggtcgtcttcctcgtcgacGACACCCCCATCCGCGTCTACGACAACCGCACCGCCACCAAAGGCCACCACCGCCATCGCCACCCAAACACCACCACCGATTCCAACGCCGTGGTGCCGCAGTTCCCGGGGCCGCAGCCGATGTCCGTGTACAGCTCGATCTGGAACGCGGACGACTGGGCCACCCGGGGCGGGCTGGTGAAGACGGACTGGTCGCACGCGCCGTTCGTGGCCACGTTCCGGGACGTGAGCGTCGACGGGTGCCTTTGGGCGGCCAACGCCAGCGACACGGACGCCGGGGAGATCGCGCGGTGCAGTGCTGGCGGCGGGGCGTGGGGGaaagaggcggaggaggcgcagGAGCTCACGGTGCACCAGAGCCACCAGCTCGTGTGGGCGCGCGCGCACCACCTCGTCTACGACTACTGCGTCGACACGGACCGGTTCCCCGTCCCGGCGCCCGAGTGCAGCCGGTGACCGCTGGTCATCGCCGCCGGATTCTTCAGTAG
- the LOC100836725 gene encoding xyloglucan endotransglucosylase/hydrolase protein 9 isoform X2, producing MAAWNGALLAAAVFAVVFSAGVPRAALAASKFDGVVQPSWANDHVVYEGDLLKLRLDSSSGGGFASKNKFLYGKATADLKLVPGDSAGVVTAFYLSSAGDKHNEFDFEFLGNSSGEPYLVQTNLYIDGVGNREQRIDLWFDPTADFHTYSVLWNPTRVVFLVDDTPIRVYDNRTATKGHHRHRHPNTTTDSNAVVPQFPGPQPMSVYSSIWNADDWATRGGLVKTDWSHAPFVATFRDVSVDGCLWAANASDTDAGEIARCSAGGGAWGKEAEEAQELTVHQSHQLVWARAHHLVYDYCVDTDRFPVPAPECSR from the exons ATGGCGGCGTGGAACGGTGCATTGCTCGCAGCGGCTGTGTTTGCTGTTGTTTTCTCCGCCGGTGTGCCAAgggcggcgttggcggcgaGCAAGTTCGACGGCGTGGTGCAGCCGAGCTGGGCCAACGACCACGTGGTGTACGAGGGCGACCTCCTCAAGCTCCGCCTCGACAGCTCCTCCG GCGGAGGCTTCGCGTCGAAGAACAAGTTCTTGTACGGCAAGGCGACCGCGGATCTGAAGCTCGTGCCGGGAGACTCCGCGGGCGTCGTCACTGCTTTCTAT TTGTCGTCGGCGGGGGACAAGCACAACGAGTTCGACTTCGAGTTCCTGGGCAACAGCTCCGGCGAGCCGTACCTGGTGCAGACGAACCTGTACATCGACGGCGTGGGCAATCGGGAGCAGCGCATCGACCTGTGGTTCGACCCCACCGCCGACTTCCACACCTACTCCGTCCTCTGGAACCCCACCcgggtcgtcttcctcgtcgacGACACCCCCATCCGCGTCTACGACAACCGCACCGCCACCAAAGGCCACCACCGCCATCGCCACCCAAACACCACCACCGATTCCAACGCCGTGGTGCCGCAGTTCCCGGGGCCGCAGCCGATGTCCGTGTACAGCTCGATCTGGAACGCGGACGACTGGGCCACCCGGGGCGGGCTGGTGAAGACGGACTGGTCGCACGCGCCGTTCGTGGCCACGTTCCGGGACGTGAGCGTCGACGGGTGCCTTTGGGCGGCCAACGCCAGCGACACGGACGCCGGGGAGATCGCGCGGTGCAGTGCTGGCGGCGGGGCGTGGGGGaaagaggcggaggaggcgcagGAGCTCACGGTGCACCAGAGCCACCAGCTCGTGTGGGCGCGCGCGCACCACCTCGTCTACGACTACTGCGTCGACACGGACCGGTTCCCCGTCCCGGCGCCCGAGTGCAGCCGGTGA